In Penaeus monodon isolate SGIC_2016 chromosome 26, NSTDA_Pmon_1, whole genome shotgun sequence, the following are encoded in one genomic region:
- the LOC119589624 gene encoding cell wall protein DAN4-like: protein PPPPPPPPASLLSPPHQQQHNNSPHQQQRNNSPSQHSKTTTAPTNSSNQQQPQPTVSKKQQPPRQQQHNSSLSTNIPTPTTTSPPTASTQQLPTNRAKQHGPTTTGSNTTTSPPTAAKQTTAPPTAATQQQRHQQHTTTSPPPANSATNSSKTTTAPPTAQQERPRSRLRRPHLEASGIMFAASNKDLG from the exons cagcagcagcacaacaACAGCCCCCACCAACAGCAACGCAACAACAGCCCATCACaacacagcaaaacaacaacagccccaaCCAACAGCAGCAACCAACAACAGCCCCAACCAACAGTCAGCAAAAAACAACAGCCCCCACGACAGCAGCAACACAACAGCAGCCTCTCCACAAacatccccacccccacaacaacaagcCCACCAACAGCATCAACACAACAACTCCCCACCAACAGAGCAAAACAACACGGCCCCACAACCACAGGCAGCAACACAACAACATCCCCACCAACAGCAGCAAAACAAACAACAGCCCCTCCAAcagcagcaacacaacaacagcgCCACCAACAGCACACAACAACATCCCCACCACcagca aacagcgccaccaacagcagcaaaacaacaacagccccaccaacagca caACAAGAGAGGCCCCGTTCGCGCCTCCGCCGACCGCATTTGGAAGCCAGCGGCATCATGTTCGCGGCGAGCAACAAAGACCTCGGTTAA